A stretch of DNA from Paenibacillus albus:
GTGCGCTGATGGGCGAATTCCATCGTCCGGATGCCCCGTTCGGCGCCGGCTACGAGCCGCCTCCATTCGACGCGCCAGGCGAATAGCGTTTAATAAAATAAAAAAAGTGCCTGGAAGTTTCGAGACTTCCGGGCACTTTTTCTATTATTGCGAGCCTCCAAGAATGATGCCGATGAAGAACAGGCCGATTAAGCCGACTGGCAGAATCGCATTCAATATAATGCCAAGTATGGAGAACGCCTTACGTTTATTTCTCGATGCGGCACCGATAATGCCGAGAACAAGTCCGACGAGACCGACGAGACCCGACAAGATGACCATAAGTCCGCCCGTAAGGACCGGCGCGAATTCCGCGAAATCTTGTTCATGCGCTTCAATTCTAGCCTTAAGGGTGTTGATGTCGTCAAAGTTGTGGTTCATAATAAATGATGATATAACTAGGATGGCGACGATGAAGCCGATAATGCTGATGAGTCCAAGAATAAATGACGCTATGCCAAGCTTGGATTGGGTTCTGACTGGCACGTCCGCGATTTCATGCGGTTCCGGTTGAAACTTCTCTGGTCCGTCATGCTGTCCATTGTCATGTTCATTCATCGAAAGATATCTCCTTTATCCACGTTATCATTCGCTTGCGATCGTTCCAACCATACTTAGACATCATAGGATTCGAGAAAGGAAGGAGAAGGAACATGTTTAATAAATATGGCGCTTATGGAGCCATCCACGCGCTTGTCGCTGTAGTACTTGGTGCATTCGCTGCACATGCTTTGAAGGATCGGTTGACGGCAGAAATGCTGAATGTATTCGAAACTGGCGTGCGCTATCATATGTACCACGGTATCGGACTTCTACTTATCGCGCTTGCTTCCGACCGAGTTGGTCAACAGCGTGGCATTCGCTGGGCTGCCCGGCTGATGCATATCGGCATCTTCTTATTCTCGGGCAGCTTGTATGCGCTTAGCTTATCCGGCATTAAGCCGCTGGGAATCATTACGCCATTTGGCGGTATTGCCTTTATTGTTGCGTGGGCAATGGCTGCTTATGCAATTTGGAAAGCGAAGAGCAATCAGGAATAACGGGCTACTGCATGGCCCAGTTCTTGAATCTGTTCGTTCAATTCACTCATGACAGAGGTGATTCGGCTCACGGAGGCTGCTCTAGCTTCCGCGATGCCGGACACCTCTTTTGTTAATTGCGCCGCATTGCGAGATACGGTTTCCGTTTGCTCGACCATCGCGGCCATCTCCTGGCTGCCGGCAGTCATTTCCTCTGTAGCTGCCGCAACTTCCTGGAGCTTCACATTCATGGAAGCGATCGAATCAGCGATACGGGAGAAGGAATGCTCAGCGGTCTGCACGAGCTGCGTGCCTTCGCTAACCTCGATATGCCCCTGCTGAATGTGAGCCACAGCAAGCTCGATCTGCTCCCGAATGGTTGTCACTCGCTCTTGCACTTGGCCGGCAGCTTCGCCTGCCTGCATAGCCAGCTTCCGCACTTCATCTGCTACCACCGCAAAACCTTTCCCTTGCTCTCCTGCTCGCGAAGCCTCGATGTTCGCGTTGAGCGCGAGAATGTTGGTTTGCGATGCAATCTTCCCAATCCATTCGGCAATTTCTACAATGGATTCCGAATGCTTCTCCAGCTGTTGCATATCGTCCACGACCTGCTGTACGGAGCTGCTTGCTTGGTTCATCTGCACAACCGCATTCGTAATGCTGGTTCGGCCATCCTCGGCGAATCCGGTCGACTCACTCGCGCTGTGTGTCACCGAGATCGTTCGCTCAAAGATTTGCTGGATGCCTTCTGCGATGCCGGACATCGCTTTCGTTCCGCTTGCCGCCCCGACGAGCTGAGCTTCGGTGCCTTCGGTCAACACGTGCATATGATTCACGATCTGTCCAATGCCTGCCCTGGTTTCTTCGGTCTCGCCTGACAAGACTGCCGCAGTGCCGGAAGCGGAGGTAGACGTCGTTTCGATCCCCTTCACGATTCTGTGCAAATCCGTAACCGTCGTTTGCAATGTTCCGGTAATAAAGCCGATTTCATCACGGCGTTTCAATTCGCCTGAGGGAGCACCAGCCGACAGTCGGCCTTCAGCGACTTGCTTCAAATAGGAATGGATCCGCTTGAGCGGTGTAATAATCCGGCGCTCGATGAAGAAGCCGATAATCGCAATCAGAATGAGAGCGGCCGCGCCTGCTTGCAGACTGAGCTTGCTTAGGCCGGATGCGACCTCAGAGCTGACCCGCAGCTCTCTGGCTACCGACAAGACGCCGATCGGTTTGCCGGCATAGTCGGTAACCGGCATCATTTTGACACTATAGGGATGGCCGTCTTGGTCCAAGTTCGCAACGATCGGTTGTTTCAGCGAGGCTGCTGCCTTCATCTGTCCGTCGTAGAGCTGCTCAGCGGCTGCGGCTTGTTTGACAACGGTCTTGTCCGAATCGATCCAGCCCGTACTGCCAAGCTTCGAATAGAACGATACGTCCACTCCGACAGTGCTGGCAATAACCGACAACGCTTTCGCATCAAGGAGTCGGCCGAAGACGAGTACGCCTGGAGAGGAGAGCTTGTTCTCTTCGTCGGTTATTTTTGAAGCGGCAATGAACGCAATGCCTTTGCTGGTCACGAGCAGTCCGGAGAAGTCGCCGTCAGCCTTCGCTTTCTGCACGATGCCGAGCTTGCTGATGTTCGGGACCTTGAAATCCGCGATGTCGCCGCTCTGCAGCACGACGTTGCCGTCATAGTCAGCCGTAACGGTAAAATCCACATTCGGAATAATATTGATCGCGCCGGCTACGTTATCCGTAATCCACTCGAGATCATGTGTGAGCATAGCGGTACGATAATCTCCCCAGTGGGAATTGGTAACGGTTACATCCATGACATGAGAAGATAGAATCGCGAGCATTCCTTCTACAGATGCGGCCGATTCGTCGGTTGCGCCGCGGTCCATGACCTCAAGCTTCGATGTGATGGAATGATAGTAGTAGAGACCTATGCCTGTAATTGGCGCTAGCAGTACTACCGCGATGAGCAGAATGATTTGAGAACGAACGGAAAAAGAACGCATAGTAGATGAAGTCTCCTTTGATCCTCGAAATGAATATGTCAGCACCTAAACTCTTCCACTTATTCTGACAGTAGGTGACATGATTTTCAATAGCTATGTCGAAAGCACTAGCTTTTATAGCAAAAGAAAAAGCTAAGTGCGCATCTGGCGCAGCTTAGCTTCATGAATTGTATTATACAAACTCTTCGATTTCGAAAAGCGCGAACGCGTAGACTTGCTTCTCATCGACATGGTAGACGGTTATCATTTGTGACGTCTCGTCAAAGTTTATGATGCGGCAGGGCATGCTCAGCTTCTTCCCGAAGCCTTTATTCGCCGTTAGCCGGATTAAGCAGTTCTCAGCGATGCAAGCTTTAATTCGTTCCGTACTTAAAGTTAAATTGGACTGAGGGGCCGCTGTGGCAGACTCAGCTTTCTGGCTTGCTTTCGATGCCTTGGTGTCCTTCGGTTTATTCGCGGCGCTTGTTTCAAGAGTCTCAATCAGGCGGCCGAGCTCCATGCCGGATTTAATGCGAAAATCCGCAAATCCCGCTTGGTTCAGCGCATGAAGCAGCCTCTCCATCGCAATTGCGTTGCTGTCACCTTGCACGAGAATGTCAACATTGAATAAATGAGCTGTTGTTTGCTTCTGAAGTTTATCTGATTGATTCATTGTGCCACTCCATGACGTCATAAAGTATTCTAACTATATCATTATCGCTACCAATATTGTAGTGTCTGAGACTGATTTTTTACTGCAAAAAGCAGGCGGTTTGGACAGGCTGACGCCAACACTCACCAGCAGGCGCGAGCATATAGTGAAAAGGAATATGCAACGATGGCCAAAAGCGGAGGCTGGCGGGTAGAAGGAGGTGGTTTCTTTTGATGCGGATGGTTCCAATTGTACTTGCTGACAATACAACGGTTCTTGGCGTAGAAGTGCTTCTGCCCAAAACGACTTTGCTTGCGGTGACGACGGATAAGGGCTACATCATGTGCGGAGCGCTCGATGTCTCCCTTCTGAATGAACGGTTGAAGGATAGAGGCATCATTGCGGGGCGTGCAGTCGGTGTCAAAACGCTGGATGAACTTATGGCTGCACCGCTGGAGTCGGTGACAGGCGCAGCGGAGGCGCTTGGCATAAAGCCCGGCATGAAGGGTGCGGACGCGCTGCTGTTAATGTTATAGAACGATGAACGAAAATAAAGGGCCGCCTATGGCAGCAGCTGATGCTGTAGCCGGGCGACCCTTATTTGTTGTTTCAAGCGAGAACTAGCTGTTAAACAAATTTTTGAGATTCACGTCAAACGGAGGCTTCACGATGCCCTTCTCCGTAATAATTGCAGTTACATACTCGTTTGGCGTAACATCGAACGCCGGATTGAACACTTTGACGCCAGCTGGCGCAGTCCGTTTGCCGAAGCCTTCCGTAATCTCTTCCGCGTTCCGCTCTTCGATAGGGATCTCCGCGCCGGACGGCGTGTTCAGATCAATCGTGGAGAGGGGACTAGCGACGTAGAAAGGAATGCCATGCGCTTTAGCAAGAACAGCAACGCTGTACGTGCCGATCTTGTTCGCAACATCGCCGTTTGCGGCAACGCGGTCTGTGCCGACGATAACGGCGTCGATCCAGCCTTTGCTCATGACCATGCCAGCCATATTATCGCAGATAAGCGTTACATCTACGCCTGCTTGCTGAAGCTCGAACGCTGTCAGTCGAGCGCCTTGCAACACCGGACGCGTCTCGTCCGCAAACACGCGCAGCTTGATGCCTTGCTCTAATGCGAGATAGAAAGGAGCGAGCGCCGTGCCGTATTTCGCAGTTGCGAGGCCGCCGGCGTTGCAGTGCGTCAGTACGCCCATGCCATCTTGGAACAGCGTAAGGGCGTGTTCGCCGATGAGGCGATTCGTCTCTTCGTCCTCGCTTTGAATCGTGATCGCTTCTTGCAGGAGCGCTTCCTTACATGCAGCCAGGTCGCTGCCGTCAGCGGCTAGCGCATCTGCGCGTGCAGTCATCCGATCAAGCGCCCAGAACAGGTTCACGGCTGTCGGACGGGAAGTTGCAAGGTGTGCGGCTGCTTCTTTCACAGCTGTCAGCCAAGCGCTTGCTTCGCCAGCATCGCGGCTGCCAAGCACAACGCCATATGCAGCGGCAATGCCGATTGCAGGAGCGCCGCGTACTTTAAGATGGCGGATCGCTTCCCAAACATCTTGTGTCGTTACAAGCGGAAGATAGACGATCTCTTCCGGCAGAAGGCGTTGATCTAACAAATCCAATTGCTCTCCTGCCCAAATGACGGACTGTAAGCCTTTATAGCTCGTTGTTTCTGTAGTCATAGTTAGAGGATTCCTTCCTTTCGTTCGTTCGTTTAAGCCTTAACAGCAGTCGAAGCCGAAAGCGCCGTATCAATAAGCTCATCAATCGAAGCCGCTTGGCGGCCTTGTTTAATGAGTGATTTGCCGATTCTAAGCGCCAGTCGCTGCGCGCGCTCGCGAGCAGCTGCATCTTCGATCTTATCAATGTCCGCCACGTGTGCGAGACCTACGATGCGGCGAACCATTTTGCAGCCGGCGTAACCGATTGTGTCCTGCAGCAGGCGCTGCATGTAGTTCTCTTTGTAGCCGGGAGCTGCAGCAGCAAGGCGGTCAACCCCATGCGCATCCCATAGAGCAAGGAACTTGCTGTGGAACTGGCTCCATACGTCTTTGATCGTGTCTATCAAGTATGCACGGTACTCTTCACGCTGTGATTCGATGCTGTCGCGTCCTTCGCGTGCCGCATAGTTCAGCAGCAGGTTCGCGATAACGGCGCCGATGTCAAAGCCCATTGGACCGTAGTAGGCGAACTCTGGATCGATAACTTTCGTCGACTCCGTTGTGATGAAGATGCTGCCTGTATGCAAATCGCCGTGAAGCAGCGCTTGCGATTGCGTCAAGAACTTCTCGCGGAGCAGCGCCACTTCGAGGTGAAGCTCGCCGTCATTCCAGAGAGCCTCAGCTTCATCACGAATGGCATTTTCAAAGCTGTTCGTATCTGCATTCGTATAAGGAGCGTCGAAGATAAGATCTTCGGTAATTTTGCAAAGCTCTGGGTTGATGAAGCTTGCCATGCGAAGCTTCTTCTCCTGTTGATTATGTCCAAGATCCGAGGTGTAAAATAGCGATTGCGCCAGGAAGGTCGAGATATGATCGGCAAAAAGCGGGTAGCGTCCGCCGTTAATAAGTCCCTGTCTCATGATGACATGGTCACTGAGATCCTCCATAACTGTAAGCGCGAGTTCCTTGTCGTATAGATATACGGCTGGAACAAGCCCTGGTGCAAGCTTACCTTCGAGAATAAGCGCTTCGCTCTCGATACGTGCGCGATCGAGCGTGAGCGGCCATGATTCGCCGACTACTTTCGCGTAAGGGAGCGCCTGTTTCATGATAATGCTGCTGCCCGATGCCGGATCGGAAATATGGAACACCAAATTCAAGTTGCCATCGCCGATTTCACGGCACGAAAGCTCTGCGCCTGGGGTAAAAACACCATCAAGGGTACGAGCGATTTCGATCGCTTCTGCTTCGTTTAACGGATGATACGTAGTCATCTATAGCACACCTCCGGGTCGTAATAATGCTTCGAGCTAGACTGCCATCTGTAGGCTGATCCGCAAATATGTATATTATAGCGAATTTTTTCGCTTTCGAACACCTAGATTTGTTATAATGATTGTTATTGCGATGAAACGGAGGGGAAACAAAGTGAATAACGGATTCGATCAAGAACAGCCGGTCGCGCTTAAAGAATGGGCGGTCGCGGTGAAGGCATTGACCGAAGGGAAACAAATTATCGTTCTGCGCAAAGGCGGCATCGCGGAGGAAACGCGGGATTTTCAGCTCAAGGCACCTCGCTTCTACTTAATGCCTGCTTATGAGCATCAGCGACCGGAGCTGCTCAAGGAGCCTTACCAGGATGATGTGCGCCAATTGATGGCGGCATGGCAGCCGAATGCGGCGACTGTAGAGATTAATGCGGTCGCGGAAGCTGTGGATGACATCGAGATTTTCGATCAGGATACGCTTCGTCTGTTGGATGAGTTTCATATTTGGACGGATACGTTCGCGGATGAGAGGCTCAAGTGGAAGAAGACCAAACCGCTTCATTTGCTGCTTCTTCGGGTAAGCAAGCTGGAGCGGCCGGTTCTATTGCCAATGCAGGATCATTTTAACGGATGCAAATCATGGGTTGATCTTGGATCTTCTTTCGAGGGCGTGAAAGCGCAACCTGTCTTGAGTGACGCGGAGTTTGGGGCTCTGGTGGAACAAATACGCAGCAAGATTGGGCGGTAATCCGTACAAGTTAAGAGTGAATGCAGGCGCAGGCTCATTGATTTCAATTGAAAACTATACTAAAATATAATTGAGAATCATTGAGAATCAATTTAGAATAATTATAAAAGAGGAATTGTTTCAATAAATGCATTTCAGAAATCACCGCCGCGTTCCGGCGGATTTCGTTCGTGCAGGGCAGAGACATTCGTCGTAACCATCTGGAGGGAGCAGTTTACCATGGCAACACAATTTAAGATCGATGGCCTCAAAGCGGCCATTGACGGTAAAGAAATCTTGAAAGGCCTTAGCCTTGAAATTAAAGGCGGCGAGGTTCATGCAATTATGGGACCGAACGGTACAGGTAAGAGTACGCTCGCGTCTTCGCTTATGGGCCATCCTAAATATGAAGTAACCGGCGGCGAAGTTACGCTGAACGGTGAAGACGTGCTGGAAATGGCTGTTGATGAGCGCGCTCGCGCAGGCCTGTTCCTTGCTATGCAATACCCAAGCGAAATCAGCGGCGTAACGAACTCCGACTTCCTTCGCAGCGCAATTAACGCTCGCCGTGAGGAAGGCAAAGAAATTTCGCTGATCAAATTCATCCGCCTCATGGAAGGCAAGATGAAAGAGCTTGAGATGAACCCGGAGTTCATGCACCGTTACTTGAACGAAGGCTTCTCCGGCGGCGAGAAGAAGCGTAACGAAATTCTTCAAATGATGATGCTCGATCCGTCGATCGTTATTCTTGACGAGATTGACTCGGGTCTTGATATCGACGCTTTGAAAATCGTAGCGAACGGCGTGAACGCAATGCGTTCCGAAGATCGCGGCTTCCTGATCATCACTCACTATCAACGTTTGCTCGACTACATTAAACCAGATTTCGTTCACGTTATGATGCAAGGTCGCATCGTGAAGTCCGGCGGACCAGAGCTTGCTGAGCGTCTGGAAAGCGAAGGCTACGATTGGGTGAAAGAAGAACTCGGCATCGTAGACGAAACAGTCGGACAGGTTTAATCGGAGGAGGAGCAAGTGAAATGAGTACACAACTATCAACTCCGGTTAACCGCCAGACAGTTTCTGCTTTATCGCAAAGCAAAGGCGAGCCGGCATGGCTTGAAGAAGTAAGAACGAAGGGCGCTGAGCTGGCTGAAACGCTGGAATGGCCGACCCCGGAGAAGGTCCGCATCAGCCGTTGGAATTTGACGGCGATCGGCAATCACAAGGCAGAAGCTGCAATTGCAGCTGTAGATGAGCTTCCTGAATCGGTTCGCGAATTGGCGGCACAGGATCAGGCAGGACTTGTAGTACAGCGCAATTCCTCAAGCGTGCTGCGCAAACTATCCGCTGAGCTTGCAGCGAAAGGCGTTATCTTCACTGACCTGGAGACCGCTGCTCGTGAGCACGCTGACCTCGTGAAACAGTATCTGTTCAGCGTGGTACCGCAGGATGAGAATAAATTGACGGCTCTTCATTCCGCGATCTGGAATGGCGGGGTGTTCCTATACGTACCAAAGAATGTGGAAGTTGAACTGCCGCTGCAAGCGCTGTTCATCAGCGATGACGCTTCCGCTGCTTTCGCTCCACGTGTTCTGCTCGTTGCAGACAATCACAGCCGTGTCACTTACGTCGACAATGTTGTGAGCACATACGGCGATGAGGCTGCTGCGATCACGAAGCCTACTATCGTAGAAGTAATCGTGAAACCTGGCGCACATGTTCGTTACGCAACGATTCACAATATGTCCGATAACTTGGTTGACCTTACGATTCGCCGCGCAGTCGTTGAGAATGATGGCTGTGTCGAATGGATTATTGGCGATCTGCATGACGGCCACACGTTGTCCGATACGCAGTCCCTTATGAAGGGCAACGGCTCAAGCTCGGATGCGAAAGTCATCAGCATCGGTTCAGGATCTCAGCAGATGAGCCTGACGACAGGCGCGGTTCACTTCGGACGCAGCACAGAGAGCAACATGGTTACTCGTGCCGTCATGAAAGAGCAAGCGACTGCGATCATCAATGGGATTACGAAGATCGAGAAGGGCGCTACGAAGGCTGGCGGGTTCCAGACAGAGAAAGTTCTCATGCTGAGCCCGAAAGCGCGCGGAGACGCGAATCCGATTCTGCTTATCGACGAAGATGACGTTAAAGCCGGACACGCAGCAAGCGTCGGTCAAGTGAACCCGGAGCAAGTGTACTACCTCATGTCCCGCGGTATTTCACGAGCGG
This window harbors:
- a CDS encoding methyl-accepting chemotaxis protein; translated protein: MRSFSVRSQIILLIAVVLLAPITGIGLYYYHSITSKLEVMDRGATDESAASVEGMLAILSSHVMDVTVTNSHWGDYRTAMLTHDLEWITDNVAGAINIIPNVDFTVTADYDGNVVLQSGDIADFKVPNISKLGIVQKAKADGDFSGLLVTSKGIAFIAASKITDEENKLSSPGVLVFGRLLDAKALSVIASTVGVDVSFYSKLGSTGWIDSDKTVVKQAAAAEQLYDGQMKAAASLKQPIVANLDQDGHPYSVKMMPVTDYAGKPIGVLSVARELRVSSEVASGLSKLSLQAGAAALILIAIIGFFIERRIITPLKRIHSYLKQVAEGRLSAGAPSGELKRRDEIGFITGTLQTTVTDLHRIVKGIETTSTSASGTAAVLSGETEETRAGIGQIVNHMHVLTEGTEAQLVGAASGTKAMSGIAEGIQQIFERTISVTHSASESTGFAEDGRTSITNAVVQMNQASSSVQQVVDDMQQLEKHSESIVEIAEWIGKIASQTNILALNANIEASRAGEQGKGFAVVADEVRKLAMQAGEAAGQVQERVTTIREQIELAVAHIQQGHIEVSEGTQLVQTAEHSFSRIADSIASMNVKLQEVAAATEEMTAGSQEMAAMVEQTETVSRNAAQLTKEVSGIAEARAASVSRITSVMSELNEQIQELGHAVARYS
- a CDS encoding YunC family protein, which gives rise to MMRMVPIVLADNTTVLGVEVLLPKTTLLAVTTDKGYIMCGALDVSLLNERLKDRGIIAGRAVGVKTLDELMAAPLESVTGAAEALGIKPGMKGADALLLML
- the mtnK gene encoding S-methyl-5-thioribose kinase → MTTYHPLNEAEAIEIARTLDGVFTPGAELSCREIGDGNLNLVFHISDPASGSSIIMKQALPYAKVVGESWPLTLDRARIESEALILEGKLAPGLVPAVYLYDKELALTVMEDLSDHVIMRQGLINGGRYPLFADHISTFLAQSLFYTSDLGHNQQEKKLRMASFINPELCKITEDLIFDAPYTNADTNSFENAIRDEAEALWNDGELHLEVALLREKFLTQSQALLHGDLHTGSIFITTESTKVIDPEFAYYGPMGFDIGAVIANLLLNYAAREGRDSIESQREEYRAYLIDTIKDVWSQFHSKFLALWDAHGVDRLAAAAPGYKENYMQRLLQDTIGYAGCKMVRRIVGLAHVADIDKIEDAAARERAQRLALRIGKSLIKQGRQAASIDELIDTALSASTAVKA
- a CDS encoding DUF423 domain-containing protein, producing MFNKYGAYGAIHALVAVVLGAFAAHALKDRLTAEMLNVFETGVRYHMYHGIGLLLIALASDRVGQQRGIRWAARLMHIGIFLFSGSLYALSLSGIKPLGIITPFGGIAFIVAWAMAAYAIWKAKSNQE
- the mtnA gene encoding S-methyl-5-thioribose-1-phosphate isomerase, whose amino-acid sequence is MTTETTSYKGLQSVIWAGEQLDLLDQRLLPEEIVYLPLVTTQDVWEAIRHLKVRGAPAIGIAAAYGVVLGSRDAGEASAWLTAVKEAAAHLATSRPTAVNLFWALDRMTARADALAADGSDLAACKEALLQEAITIQSEDEETNRLIGEHALTLFQDGMGVLTHCNAGGLATAKYGTALAPFYLALEQGIKLRVFADETRPVLQGARLTAFELQQAGVDVTLICDNMAGMVMSKGWIDAVIVGTDRVAANGDVANKIGTYSVAVLAKAHGIPFYVASPLSTIDLNTPSGAEIPIEERNAEEITEGFGKRTAPAGVKVFNPAFDVTPNEYVTAIITEKGIVKPPFDVNLKNLFNS
- the sufC gene encoding Fe-S cluster assembly ATPase SufC; this encodes MATQFKIDGLKAAIDGKEILKGLSLEIKGGEVHAIMGPNGTGKSTLASSLMGHPKYEVTGGEVTLNGEDVLEMAVDERARAGLFLAMQYPSEISGVTNSDFLRSAINARREEGKEISLIKFIRLMEGKMKELEMNPEFMHRYLNEGFSGGEKKRNEILQMMMLDPSIVILDEIDSGLDIDALKIVANGVNAMRSEDRGFLIITHYQRLLDYIKPDFVHVMMQGRIVKSGGPELAERLESEGYDWVKEELGIVDETVGQV
- a CDS encoding DUF1802 family protein; this translates as MNNGFDQEQPVALKEWAVAVKALTEGKQIIVLRKGGIAEETRDFQLKAPRFYLMPAYEHQRPELLKEPYQDDVRQLMAAWQPNAATVEINAVAEAVDDIEIFDQDTLRLLDEFHIWTDTFADERLKWKKTKPLHLLLLRVSKLERPVLLPMQDHFNGCKSWVDLGSSFEGVKAQPVLSDAEFGALVEQIRSKIGR
- the sufD gene encoding Fe-S cluster assembly protein SufD, whose product is MSTQLSTPVNRQTVSALSQSKGEPAWLEEVRTKGAELAETLEWPTPEKVRISRWNLTAIGNHKAEAAIAAVDELPESVRELAAQDQAGLVVQRNSSSVLRKLSAELAAKGVIFTDLETAAREHADLVKQYLFSVVPQDENKLTALHSAIWNGGVFLYVPKNVEVELPLQALFISDDASAAFAPRVLLVADNHSRVTYVDNVVSTYGDEAAAITKPTIVEVIVKPGAHVRYATIHNMSDNLVDLTIRRAVVENDGCVEWIIGDLHDGHTLSDTQSLMKGNGSSSDAKVISIGSGSQQMSLTTGAVHFGRSTESNMVTRAVMKEQATAIINGITKIEKGATKAGGFQTEKVLMLSPKARGDANPILLIDEDDVKAGHAASVGQVNPEQVYYLMSRGISRAEAERLIIYGFLAPVVSEIPVDAVREQLQRLLERKLEG